The window TTCTGAAGCTCACCTGCGTTAACGGTTGGACTGTTATTTGCTCCTACAGACAACGGAATTGGTACTCCTACTAAAATATCAGATGTTACGCTTTGATAATATTCGGCAGATAAATCAACCGTTCGATCCCAAAAGGAAGCATCAAAACCAATGTTTTTCGTCGTTTTGGTTTCCCATTTGATACTTTCATCCGCAATTTGTGTTTGAGTACTGCCAATAACTTTTGTTCCACCATAATTATAAACCACTCCCGGATTCACCGTACTGGAATACAGGTAATCTCCAATATTTTGGTTACCTAATTTACCATAGCTGGCCCGTATTTTGAATTCCGAGATAAAGTCTGGTAACGAGATAAACTCTTCGTTATGAATATTCCACCCTAATGAAGCTGAGGGAAAATTACCGTACCTATTTTGGGGTGCAAATCGAGATGATCCATCCCGCCGAATAGTGGCAGTAAGCAAATAGCGATCATCATAATTGTAATTCATTCGACCAAAGTAGGAAACAAGTGCATTTTCATACTGCTCTCCAGATGCCGTTTTGTTTGACCCGTTGTCAAGCACCTTAAAGTATGGCTGTGCAAAGTTTTCGGAATATCCATTACGAAGTACGGATGTTCCCTTTTGATATGTCTGTCCAATCAAAGCTGTTACATTATGCCGATCGGCAAAGACATTTTCATAGGTTAGTGTATTCTCAATAACAGTAGTACTGTAAATATCCTGACCATCATTGAGCCGGGCACTGGTATTATTAAAGAAAAAGCCCATTTCAAATTCAGGCACCCAATTATAATTTCGAACATTCGTCCGATCATAGCTTACATTTAACTTATAGGTCAATGCCTGATCATCTTGGTCAATAATATTAGCCTGAGCATAACCAGCCGCAAAAGAACGATCCACATTGGTCTCTCCCTCCAATAATTGATTGGTACATGGAACATTCAATACAATCACGTTATGAACATCGGATTCTGTACCTGCACATCCTCCTATATTAGATTCATCATAGACACTAAGTGTAGGCACTGCAATATTCAAGTCGACAATCATAGGCGGACGCCCACCCGTCAGCACATTGGTATTGTAATTCAATGCTTTTTCATCAGTATGGGTATAGTAAAAATTCTGTCCGAATTCGAATATCCCCTTTTCCATTGTTGTATTAAGCCGGGCCGAATAGCGCTTATAATCAGGTCCATGTCCTACCAATGTACCCTGATCATCTACATAATCTAGCGATACGTTATACGTGGTATAATCACCACCGCCAGAAAATTTCAATGTATGATTCATTCGTTGGCCCGTTTCCAATCCTTCCTCCTGCCAATCAGTATTTACATCATCCACATAATTTGGGTGATTAGGATCGTTTCCAGGATTTAAAGATTCACCAGCATTTATTTGCCCTTCATTACTCAACATCTGGTAATTTTCCCGTTCTGTAACAGGTATATCCTGCCAAATTTGGCTGACTCCATATGTTCCGCTATAACTTACTTGCAACGGCGTATTTTTTGTCCCTTTCTCAGTGGTTATAAGTACTACACCATTTGCTGCACGCGAACCATAAATAGCAGCAGCAGATGCATCTTTTAATACCTCTACTGATGCTATATCATTCGGATTAAAATCTCTGATACTTGTGCCAACCGGAACACCATCAATAACATATAAGGGCTGGCTATCACCAAAGGTACCCACACCACGAATTTGTATATTCGGTGCGGCTCCAGGCTCTCCATCTGATTTTACCTGTAAACCTGGCACCCGCCCACGCAGTACTTCAGACGGATCCGTTGCGCTATATTTTTCAATTTCTTCTGAACTAACCTGAGATATGGAACCGGTTACATCTTCTCGTTGCTGGGTTCCATATCCTACAACTACAACATCTTCCCCCATTAAGGCTTGGGGTTGTAATGAGATATGTATTTCTGACCGTCCTTGTATTGGAACTTCCTGAGACTGATATCCAACATAAGAAAATACGAGTGTATCGGTTGATGACACAGCGGTTACTTCATATTGTCCATCAACATCTGATGTAGCACCCCGAGTCGTTCCCTTCACCAGTATATTTACTGCCGGAAGTGATTCTGAAGTACTTGCATCTATCACCGTTCCCGAAACGGTATGTTGGGCTAACACATCTACCGACGAAAAGACGGTAAATACAGCCATCAACAATACAATTTTAATATGTAAGTGTGATTTCATAAATCCCTGATTTTGTTAAGGTATTAACAAGTTAAATGGCAACTTTTCTGGCTGATCAAAACAGAAAAATTACTAAGTGTATTAATTACACTTCTTTCGCCTCTTATTTTTAAGCATTCTTAAAATGAGATGCAAGCGGTTACATGAGAATCAGAAAAGAAATAACGGAAGGCAAAGTATGATTAATACAACGAGGTGGGCTATAAGTGTAGAACAAACACTAATAATGGGTTTACATCCTCTGAGAGCATTATTGAAGTCATTAATATCTCTTTTTGAATTATTTCTTTTGCTGATTTTAACTTCCAAATAATTTAAAAATCTATATTGCGGTTCTGATTTTTTTCTTCTTCATTTTTTAAATTTTGTGCCTGATTTTCCAAAAACAATAAAACCATCAGGCGAAATTAGCCTTAATATAATTTCATTCAGTTTTCGAATAACTCCATATCTCCCCCCTTTTTCTCAACTACTTTCAGCTGATTATTTGGATATTTATTAAGCCCATCTTGACATGCCACTGCAATTATGCATGAGCACAATTTTGTTTGCTCATATACAGTTTTTGAGACTGGTATGCCTTCATCAACAAAACTGGACATTCACATAGTAATCATGAACCCTACTTGAAATTTGCCCCTCCCA of the Fodinibius sp. Rm-B-1B1-1 genome contains:
- a CDS encoding TonB-dependent receptor, coding for MKSHLHIKIVLLMAVFTVFSSVDVLAQHTVSGTVIDASTSESLPAVNILVKGTTRGATSDVDGQYEVTAVSSTDTLVFSYVGYQSQEVPIQGRSEIHISLQPQALMGEDVVVVGYGTQQREDVTGSISQVSSEEIEKYSATDPSEVLRGRVPGLQVKSDGEPGAAPNIQIRGVGTFGDSQPLYVIDGVPVGTSIRDFNPNDIASVEVLKDASAAAIYGSRAANGVVLITTEKGTKNTPLQVSYSGTYGVSQIWQDIPVTERENYQMLSNEGQINAGESLNPGNDPNHPNYVDDVNTDWQEEGLETGQRMNHTLKFSGGGDYTTYNVSLDYVDDQGTLVGHGPDYKRYSARLNTTMEKGIFEFGQNFYYTHTDEKALNYNTNVLTGGRPPMIVDLNIAVPTLSVYDESNIGGCAGTESDVHNVIVLNVPCTNQLLEGETNVDRSFAAGYAQANIIDQDDQALTYKLNVSYDRTNVRNYNWVPEFEMGFFFNNTSARLNDGQDIYSTTVIENTLTYENVFADRHNVTALIGQTYQKGTSVLRNGYSENFAQPYFKVLDNGSNKTASGEQYENALVSYFGRMNYNYDDRYLLTATIRRDGSSRFAPQNRYGNFPSASLGWNIHNEEFISLPDFISEFKIRASYGKLGNQNIGDYLYSSTVNPGVVYNYGGTKVIGSTQTQIADESIKWETKTTKNIGFDASFWDRTVDLSAEYYQSVTSDILVGVPIPLSVGANNSPTVNAGELQNSGLEFAATYRKTRGDFTFEITANLSTLRNEVLALGGEDEPIIGTGTRTAVGGEVGRHYGYVTDGIFQSQDEISDHAFQNAGTAPGDLRFKDLNDDGVINDEDRTYLGSGLPSINYGLNFTGEYKNFDFTVFASGMGDYLIHSRMYRTLMATSDYMNYHTDMLDRWTPENTDTDIPRRIVGDPNNNNRNSDREGWLQDGTHLRINTLQLGYTLPENLTSYLSISNARIYVNAQNVYTFTAYKGYNPDFTSGVFEPGYNNGSYPTPRTLTVGIDVGF